One Halostagnicola kamekurae DNA segment encodes these proteins:
- a CDS encoding nucleoside phosphorylase has protein sequence MAGHSEDPNADRQYHLEVGPADVADTVLLPGNPERIDKIVAHWDEYEEQASHREYRTATGTYEETPISVTSTGIGGPSAAIAVEELARVGAETFIRVGSCGALQEEMAVGDLVITTGGVRQEGTSDEYVREDYPASADYEVVCALVAAAERLGYDYHTGVTMSADAFYPGQGRPGFEGFEAAGSTELVDELREANVKNIEMEASAIMTIASIYGLRAGAVCSVYANRETGEFRTEGESRSAETASLATHLLAKMDAVKREAGADRWHAGLSLE, from the coding sequence TACTCCCGGGAAATCCAGAGCGGATCGACAAGATCGTCGCCCACTGGGACGAGTACGAGGAGCAGGCGTCCCACCGGGAGTACCGGACCGCGACCGGCACCTACGAGGAGACGCCGATTTCGGTGACCTCGACGGGGATCGGCGGGCCGTCGGCGGCGATCGCGGTCGAGGAACTCGCCCGCGTCGGCGCGGAGACGTTCATTCGCGTCGGTTCCTGCGGCGCGTTACAGGAAGAGATGGCGGTCGGCGACTTGGTAATCACGACGGGTGGCGTTCGCCAGGAGGGCACCAGCGACGAGTACGTCCGCGAGGACTATCCCGCGAGCGCCGACTACGAGGTCGTCTGCGCGCTCGTCGCCGCCGCGGAGCGACTCGGCTACGACTACCACACCGGCGTCACGATGAGCGCCGACGCCTTCTACCCGGGACAGGGCCGGCCGGGGTTCGAGGGCTTCGAAGCCGCCGGCTCGACGGAGTTAGTCGACGAACTCCGGGAAGCGAACGTGAAAAACATCGAGATGGAAGCCAGCGCGATCATGACGATCGCCTCGATTTACGGGCTCCGCGCCGGAGCCGTCTGTTCGGTCTACGCCAACCGGGAGACCGGCGAGTTCCGAACCGAAGGCGAGTCCAGATCCGCCGAGACAGCCTCGCTGGCGACGCATCTGCTGGCGAAAATGGACGCGGTGAAACGCGAGGCCGGTGCGGATCGGTGGCACGCGGGGCTCAGCCTCGAGTGA
- a CDS encoding mechanosensitive ion channel domain-containing protein: MELQTFVDEPAIIAVAVLALGLVVGYLVGKLNKELLGAAGVTDAVEGTPFERTAQSLGTSTVEIVARISSWFIYGISVLTAIHIAELLSTDAFWASIIRFIPQVFIAVFVLILGFIVADKAELVVSEYLRGVKLPEVSIIPKVVKYSVLYIAFIIALDQIGVHVFALLILLAVYTVGIVIVGGYAFKDFLVSSAAGIYLLLNQPYSIGDRVRIGDQSGIVQEVDLFVTKIEDDSEEFIVPNRRVFEEGVVRIRG, encoded by the coding sequence ATGGAGTTGCAGACGTTCGTCGACGAGCCGGCGATCATCGCCGTCGCAGTGCTCGCGCTCGGTCTCGTCGTCGGCTACCTCGTCGGCAAACTCAACAAGGAACTGCTCGGGGCGGCGGGCGTCACCGACGCCGTCGAAGGAACCCCGTTCGAGCGGACGGCACAGAGCCTCGGCACGTCGACGGTCGAGATCGTCGCGCGGATCAGTTCGTGGTTTATCTACGGCATCTCGGTCCTCACCGCGATCCACATCGCCGAACTGCTCTCGACCGACGCGTTCTGGGCGAGCATCATTCGATTCATTCCGCAGGTCTTTATCGCCGTCTTCGTGCTGATTCTCGGATTCATCGTCGCCGACAAGGCCGAGTTGGTCGTCAGCGAATACCTCCGCGGCGTCAAACTCCCGGAGGTTTCCATCATTCCGAAGGTCGTGAAGTACTCAGTGCTGTACATCGCCTTCATCATCGCGCTGGACCAGATCGGCGTGCACGTCTTCGCCCTGCTCATCCTGCTCGCCGTCTACACCGTCGGAATCGTCATCGTCGGCGGGTACGCGTTCAAAGATTTCCTCGTCTCGAGCGCCGCGGGTATCTACCTCCTGTTGAACCAACCCTACAGCATCGGCGACCGGGTGCGGATCGGCGACCAGTCCGGTATCGTCCAGGAGGTCGATCTGTTCGTCACGAAGATCGAAGACGACTCCGAGGAGTTCATCGTGCCGAACAGGCGCGTGTTCGAGGAAGGCGTCGTCCGAATCCGGGGCTGA
- the dacZ gene encoding diadenylate cyclase DacZ produces the protein MDGLDDVFGDIFSGVDAVVLFGPSGSYYERFSSIDDVDVIVVGTENVVSAETFVELPLEFEDVTERIAFGLEGALEQGIIEDGDVLACATSVFSDGIDTVSRVRADADSKMGIYDLFSRSRADPEVIKAVLELAVELGKKGQKGKPVGALFVVGDAGKVMNKSRPLSYNPFEKSHVHVGDPIVSVMLKEFSRLDGAFVISDSGKIVSAYRYLEPSAEGVDIPKGLGARHMAGGAITRDTNAIAIALSESDGMVRAFKGGELLIEVDPEAY, from the coding sequence ATGGACGGACTTGACGACGTGTTCGGGGACATCTTCTCGGGTGTCGATGCCGTCGTGCTCTTCGGGCCGAGCGGGTCGTACTACGAGCGCTTTTCGTCGATCGATGACGTGGACGTCATCGTCGTCGGCACGGAAAACGTCGTGAGTGCGGAGACGTTCGTCGAACTGCCACTCGAGTTCGAAGACGTCACGGAGCGGATCGCCTTCGGTCTCGAGGGCGCGTTAGAACAGGGAATCATCGAGGACGGCGACGTCCTCGCGTGTGCGACGAGCGTCTTCAGCGACGGTATCGACACCGTCTCGCGCGTCCGAGCGGACGCGGACTCGAAGATGGGTATCTACGACCTGTTTTCGCGGTCGCGCGCGGATCCGGAAGTGATCAAAGCGGTGCTCGAGCTGGCGGTCGAACTCGGCAAGAAAGGCCAGAAGGGCAAACCCGTCGGCGCGTTGTTCGTCGTCGGCGACGCCGGTAAGGTGATGAACAAGTCCCGGCCGCTCTCGTACAACCCCTTCGAGAAGTCCCACGTCCACGTCGGCGACCCGATCGTGAGCGTGATGCTAAAGGAGTTCTCCCGTCTCGACGGCGCGTTCGTCATCTCCGATTCGGGCAAGATCGTCTCGGCCTACCGGTACCTCGAGCCGTCGGCGGAGGGCGTCGACATCCCGAAAGGACTCGGAGCCAGACACATGGCGGGCGGGGCGATCACCAGGGACACGAACGCGATCGCGATCGCGCTTTCCGAAAGCGACGGCATGGTACGGGCGTTCAAAGGTGGCGAGTTGCTGATCGAGGTCGATCCGGAGGCGTACTGA
- a CDS encoding aldo/keto reductase: MEQRRLGSTDLDVTEVGLGTWNIGSDWGEVSSEEARTAVRTALEEGVTFLDTADVYGDGASEQYIADVLEEWDDSEDVTVATKVGRRIDPHEAAGYTAETLEEHVDRSRENLGADTLDLVQLHCPPTPAYYQPRVFDAMEALVEDGKIDYVGVSVEKVEEALKAIEYPCVETIQIIFNPLRQRPAELFFEEAKRRDIGVIVRVPLASGLLTGALSAETEFDESDHRNFNREGEAFDRGETFSGLPFERGLEAVDRIEDHVPAGMTTAQFSLRWILDHDAVSTVIPGSSSPEHIRDNVAVSSLDSLSNQTHGAVRDVYERTVYEHVHQQW; this comes from the coding sequence ATGGAGCAGCGACGACTCGGTTCGACGGATCTGGACGTAACGGAAGTCGGCCTCGGCACGTGGAACATCGGCTCCGACTGGGGCGAAGTCTCGAGCGAGGAGGCCCGAACGGCAGTCCGGACGGCCCTCGAGGAGGGCGTGACCTTCCTCGATACCGCGGACGTCTACGGCGATGGCGCGAGCGAGCAGTATATCGCCGACGTACTCGAGGAGTGGGACGACTCCGAGGACGTGACCGTAGCGACCAAAGTCGGCCGTCGGATCGATCCCCACGAGGCCGCGGGCTACACCGCCGAGACCCTCGAGGAACACGTCGACCGGTCGCGGGAAAATCTGGGTGCGGACACGCTCGATCTGGTCCAGCTACACTGCCCGCCGACGCCGGCGTACTATCAGCCGCGCGTGTTCGACGCGATGGAGGCGCTCGTCGAGGACGGGAAAATCGACTACGTCGGCGTGAGCGTCGAGAAGGTCGAGGAGGCGCTGAAAGCGATCGAGTACCCCTGCGTCGAGACGATCCAGATCATCTTCAACCCGCTCCGACAGCGCCCCGCGGAGCTGTTCTTCGAGGAGGCCAAACGGCGCGATATCGGGGTTATCGTCCGCGTGCCGCTGGCGTCCGGACTGTTGACCGGCGCGCTCTCGGCGGAGACGGAGTTCGACGAGAGCGATCACCGAAACTTCAACCGCGAGGGCGAGGCGTTCGACCGCGGCGAGACCTTCAGCGGGCTTCCGTTCGAGCGAGGGCTCGAGGCCGTCGATCGGATCGAAGACCACGTGCCGGCCGGAATGACGACCGCGCAGTTTTCCCTGCGCTGGATCCTCGACCACGACGCCGTCTCGACGGTGATTCCCGGCTCGAGTTCGCCCGAGCACATTCGGGACAACGTCGCGGTGTCGTCGCTCGACTCGCTTTCGAACCAGACGCACGGCGCCGTTCGCGACGTCTACGAACGGACGGTCTACGAGCACGTCCACCAGCAGTGGTAA